In one window of candidate division WOR-3 bacterium DNA:
- a CDS encoding zinc metalloprotease HtpX — MFRLKMRMFILIIVLFGIVYAVATMIGTIMGITNFYFYLFLALLFMLIQYIVGPKIVELSMGVRYIEKDDHPELHQIIEELAKEAKIPKPKIGISPISIPNAFAFGRTRSDGRVCVTEGILKVLDKNELKAVLGHEISHIVNRDVLVITLLSVIPLLMYRIAWHLLFFGGMERRKDKGSYTAIIGLLALIFYFITNLLVLYASRIREYFADKGSVDLGNRPSALASALYKLVYSSAKADRETIKDAEGLKAFFLNDPSRAIDEIRELAQIDLDKSGTIDPDELRYIYSKKVKLSFSDKLLEALSTHPNMLRRIKKLSEYS, encoded by the coding sequence ATGTTTAGACTAAAGATGAGAATGTTTATATTAATTATTGTCTTGTTTGGCATCGTTTATGCTGTTGCAACTATGATTGGAACAATTATGGGAATAACAAACTTTTATTTCTATCTTTTCCTTGCTTTACTTTTTATGTTAATTCAATACATAGTAGGGCCTAAAATTGTGGAATTGTCTATGGGTGTTAGATATATAGAGAAGGACGACCACCCAGAACTCCACCAAATTATCGAAGAACTTGCTAAAGAAGCTAAAATACCAAAGCCAAAGATTGGAATTTCACCTATTTCTATTCCCAATGCCTTTGCCTTTGGAAGGACAAGAAGCGACGGGAGGGTATGTGTTACCGAAGGTATTTTAAAAGTTCTTGATAAAAATGAACTTAAGGCAGTTCTTGGGCATGAGATCTCGCACATTGTAAATAGAGATGTCTTGGTCATTACGCTGCTCTCTGTAATTCCCCTCTTAATGTATAGAATTGCATGGCATCTCCTCTTCTTTGGTGGTATGGAAAGAAGAAAAGATAAAGGTAGTTATACAGCCATCATTGGGCTTTTAGCCTTAATTTTTTACTTCATTACAAATTTACTCGTTCTTTATGCCTCAAGAATAAGAGAATACTTCGCTGATAAAGGTTCTGTAGACTTAGGAAATAGACCCTCAGCCCTCGCTTCGGCTCTTTACAAACTCGTTTATAGCTCCGCAAAAGCTGATAGAGAAACAATAAAAGATGCTGAAGGATTGAAAGCCTTCTTTCTTAATGACCCTTCAAGAGCAATAGATGAAATAAGAGAACTTGCCCAAATAGATTTAGACAAAAGTGGAACGATCGATCCTGATGAACTTAGATACATCTATTCAAAAAAGGTGAAGCTTAGTTTCTCTGATAAATTACTTGAGGCTTTAAGCACTCATCCAAATATGTTAAGGAGAATAAAAAAACTCTCAGAATATAGCTAA